The following proteins are encoded in a genomic region of Streptococcus constellatus subsp. constellatus:
- a CDS encoding SpaA isopeptide-forming pilin-related protein translates to MKKEKGSNSIDRLKSLFRMKKFHKNWLRVLSILGAVVVFCTVYALILPAATMEKNKATQETGVYLDNSKALTKASQDSSVPNSSTESSVPNSSTESSKASGTDSEYLNGTLTHEVENSDAVVKLEAKSSARIPKTATLKVEELNKDSEAYKANLKLAKEKAAKNGTSVSFANFFNITLLDENGKEIQPQDYVSVKVEFKKAISTPKEANVQAVHIKGSDVAEVLNVEERAENRGKKKEITDVKFNASGFSVYGIVGTNKLETKYITADGKTWSVKIAYDSSANIPEGATLDVKEIDKNSNTYDDHLKEAMEKATPSKDEYVVAANFFSVKIMSDGKEVQPATPVKISLKYEDKKNSKKGDYTYKAIHFGHSGTEVITPEKSEKSGSKTELVYTQEGFSDIGGIRVERIGSGLPKNALEANIGAEPAHEKVLTPNGDGTYKLSLSVTGKSASSHFHTGTRANVLFVIDTSSSMYEPANDGTNRTKMQATKQLAQDMATRLLKNNTSTNPTAIELGLISFDREAYTQSSWTTNEREFNKKIANLEQHKGTNWQDALNAARKMSSDGDPTYVIFLTDGKPTQYRDENGEIQWGTPGPHGQPYHAFTKSLEPARKLVESGRTLYGIYAFDGRAENLKDLINYAYNSQQAANRYHFYAENVSALEKALKQIETDIITSVGFKNVSITDGLTDWTGSTLVEGKSDGFTYSRSGGRYGKGQNWTDGPKAVYSNGKVTWDLSSLGTLEDGVTYKVSFTVWPKQEAYDLMADLHNGKVSYDNLPPEQKSMIVNKNGIYSLKTNTEAFVDYKKVKTENGKEVEGETGYSTYGDPEPMRLSYTMMKVTKKWVDNTLDNKSTRPNPIKVWILKDGAKYKEVTLSQANNWEQTVYIAPGLKVKPGDHGTAKTGANAGIIQSSSGHVYTVAEERIDRRYELDVSPVKPLLDGTTTNTTDDLIDGLSNTKWQGNTATITAKNILKNSLKISKVVTTKDDASDSITVDKTFKVNLSLTNRNGQPLTTMDYDADGKISKGGLQYAIYDRSNPHNPIKTGAIDSPTMSFDLKTSQYVRVFNIPSGASYMVTEDVSSIPAGYKLLKITNKTGKLDGDKSVDVTVYNKRNALNVAILKVDTANVNKVLKGAEFVLYKKDGVTEATNADGQKIGKLVTNSEGKVVIGNLLEGEYVLKETKAPSGYKLAAPITVNVLGNKVVFTQQGIQKDGVPSADGFTYTMTITNSSGTELPVTGGSGVKLLMIIGTVLVVISLSYGFRLWYRRERGEE, encoded by the coding sequence GTGAAAAAAGAAAAGGGTTCAAACTCGATAGACAGATTAAAGTCGCTATTTCGCATGAAGAAATTCCATAAAAATTGGTTGAGAGTTTTAAGCATTTTAGGTGCGGTAGTTGTCTTCTGTACAGTTTATGCTTTGATCCTTCCAGCAGCTACAATGGAAAAAAATAAAGCGACCCAAGAAACAGGTGTCTATCTTGATAATAGCAAAGCATTAACAAAAGCTTCACAAGATAGTTCTGTTCCAAATTCTTCCACAGAGAGTTCTGTTCCAAATTCTTCCACAGAGAGTTCTAAAGCGAGTGGTACAGATTCGGAATATCTAAATGGGACTTTAACTCATGAAGTTGAAAACAGCGATGCTGTTGTTAAGCTCGAAGCTAAGAGCAGTGCTCGTATTCCTAAAACAGCCACCTTGAAAGTGGAAGAGTTGAACAAAGACTCAGAAGCGTACAAGGCAAATCTAAAACTGGCTAAAGAAAAGGCTGCTAAGAATGGGACATCCGTGTCTTTTGCTAATTTCTTTAACATTACACTTTTAGATGAAAACGGCAAGGAAATTCAACCACAGGATTATGTTTCTGTGAAAGTGGAGTTTAAAAAGGCTATTTCGACTCCTAAAGAAGCCAATGTTCAGGCTGTCCATATCAAAGGTTCTGATGTAGCAGAGGTTCTGAATGTTGAAGAGAGGGCAGAAAACAGAGGAAAGAAGAAAGAAATTACTGATGTTAAATTTAATGCTTCAGGATTTTCTGTTTACGGAATTGTAGGGACAAATAAACTTGAAACCAAGTACATTACTGCTGACGGGAAAACATGGTCTGTAAAAATAGCCTATGATTCATCTGCCAATATCCCTGAAGGCGCCACTCTAGATGTGAAAGAAATTGATAAAAACAGTAATACTTACGATGATCACCTGAAAGAAGCAATGGAAAAAGCTACACCTTCTAAAGATGAGTATGTGGTAGCAGCCAACTTTTTTAGTGTTAAAATCATGTCAGATGGCAAGGAAGTTCAACCTGCAACACCAGTCAAAATCAGCCTCAAATATGAAGACAAGAAAAACAGCAAGAAAGGCGACTACACTTATAAAGCAATCCATTTTGGGCATTCTGGAACAGAGGTAATCACGCCAGAGAAGAGCGAGAAGTCTGGCAGTAAAACAGAATTGGTTTATACACAGGAAGGTTTCTCTGATATCGGTGGCATAAGGGTTGAAAGGATTGGTTCAGGTCTTCCTAAAAATGCTCTTGAAGCTAATATTGGAGCGGAACCTGCGCATGAAAAAGTGTTGACCCCAAATGGAGATGGAACCTATAAGCTCTCCCTCAGTGTTACAGGGAAGTCTGCTTCTTCACATTTCCATACTGGTACCCGTGCCAATGTCCTATTCGTTATTGATACATCAAGCAGTATGTATGAACCAGCGAATGATGGCACAAATCGGACCAAAATGCAGGCTACCAAGCAATTAGCTCAAGATATGGCTACTCGACTGCTGAAGAACAACACTAGTACAAATCCAACTGCGATTGAATTGGGCTTAATATCGTTTGACAGAGAGGCTTATACGCAAAGCTCTTGGACAACAAATGAAAGAGAGTTCAACAAGAAAATTGCAAATCTGGAACAACATAAGGGAACCAATTGGCAAGATGCTCTGAACGCAGCTAGGAAAATGAGTTCTGATGGAGATCCAACCTATGTCATCTTCCTGACAGATGGGAAACCTACTCAGTATAGAGATGAGAATGGCGAGATTCAGTGGGGAACTCCCGGACCTCATGGCCAGCCATATCATGCTTTTACAAAGTCACTGGAACCTGCGAGAAAATTAGTGGAATCTGGTCGTACCCTTTATGGTATCTATGCTTTTGATGGTAGAGCGGAAAACCTTAAGGATCTGATTAATTATGCTTATAATTCTCAACAGGCTGCAAATAGATACCATTTTTATGCAGAAAACGTGAGTGCTTTAGAAAAGGCTCTAAAGCAAATTGAGACAGATATTATTACTAGTGTCGGTTTCAAGAATGTTTCTATTACTGACGGTTTGACGGACTGGACAGGTAGCACGCTCGTTGAAGGCAAGAGCGATGGCTTTACCTATTCTCGAAGCGGTGGTAGGTACGGTAAAGGTCAAAATTGGACAGATGGTCCCAAAGCAGTTTATTCCAATGGTAAAGTGACATGGGACTTGTCATCATTGGGAACGCTGGAAGATGGGGTGACCTACAAGGTTAGCTTTACCGTCTGGCCGAAGCAGGAAGCCTATGACTTGATGGCTGACTTGCACAATGGTAAGGTCTCTTATGATAACTTACCGCCTGAACAGAAGAGTATGATTGTCAATAAAAATGGCATCTATTCTCTGAAAACAAATACGGAAGCATTTGTTGATTATAAGAAAGTTAAGACAGAAAACGGAAAAGAAGTCGAGGGAGAAACAGGCTATTCAACATATGGTGATCCTGAGCCAATGCGTCTATCCTATACAATGATGAAGGTCACTAAAAAATGGGTTGATAACACATTGGACAATAAAAGTACTCGACCAAATCCAATTAAAGTTTGGATTCTTAAAGACGGTGCTAAGTACAAAGAGGTCACTCTCAGCCAAGCTAATAATTGGGAGCAGACGGTTTATATTGCACCAGGTCTTAAGGTCAAACCAGGAGATCATGGCACAGCCAAAACAGGTGCCAATGCTGGTATAATACAGTCTAGTTCTGGACATGTCTATACTGTGGCAGAAGAGAGGATTGATCGACGGTATGAGTTGGATGTCAGTCCAGTCAAGCCGTTGCTAGATGGTACAACTACTAACACTACTGATGACCTTATTGATGGCTTGTCTAATACCAAGTGGCAAGGCAACACTGCTACGATTACTGCTAAAAACATCTTAAAGAATAGTCTCAAGATTTCAAAGGTTGTAACGACTAAAGATGATGCTTCAGACAGCATCACAGTAGATAAGACTTTTAAGGTAAATCTTTCATTGACTAATCGCAATGGCCAACCATTGACAACAATGGATTACGATGCAGACGGGAAGATTAGTAAGGGTGGATTGCAGTATGCAATTTACGATCGATCTAATCCGCACAATCCAATTAAAACGGGTGCGATTGATTCACCGACTATGAGTTTTGATCTGAAGACAAGTCAGTATGTCAGAGTCTTTAACATCCCATCTGGTGCATCCTATATGGTAACAGAAGATGTATCAAGTATCCCAGCGGGTTATAAGCTCCTGAAGATTACTAATAAAACGGGTAAACTAGATGGAGATAAATCTGTAGATGTGACGGTCTATAACAAGCGCAATGCATTAAACGTTGCGATATTGAAAGTAGACACAGCGAATGTCAACAAAGTGCTTAAAGGTGCTGAGTTCGTTCTTTACAAAAAAGACGGCGTGACAGAAGCAACAAATGCAGATGGACAGAAGATTGGAAAACTGGTAACCAATTCAGAAGGTAAAGTTGTCATAGGCAATCTTCTTGAAGGTGAATATGTTTTGAAAGAAACAAAAGCTCCATCTGGCTACAAACTTGCAGCTCCAATTACTGTGAATGTATTAGGAAATAAAGTTGTATTTACCCAACAAGGTATACAAAAAGATGGAGTTCCGAGTGCGGATGGCTTTACCTATACAATGACAATTACCAATAGTTCTGGAACGGAACTTCCTGTGACAGGTGGTTCAGGAGTGAAACTGTTGATGATTATTGGTACAGTATTGGTAGTTATTTCCCTTTCTTATGGTTTTAGACTTTGGTATAGACGTGAAAGGGGGGAGGAATAA
- a CDS encoding SpaH/EbpB family LPXTG-anchored major pilin: MKLIKKLFVAVAAIAMALLTTTAVSAAGTGSITITPPPGLDANASNTYTIYKVFDADGNGSAISYKLKSNHSTAPAGFSVDGQGNVSYTGTGQNGQLTQADIDAIKAYVTDADKVKEVTAKGSAPVTVGGLENGYYYVTTTTGTAVVINSTNPNARVEDKNTVPTVDKKITDANSYDADGKKALAEVGKTVKFESTITIGAGAKGYVYHDKMTAGLKYNSDVKAYVDGTEVPAANYEVTAENGDTFTVKFKDTYTATLEKGKKIVLKYSAVVTSDALSKNPAKNTASVSYGSNGSVNTTPESKTEVYNAKFTVTKHDDKSKPLAGAGFVIKNAAGKYYKYDAATKTVTWVADINQATEHKSNAKGEVEAFAGLANGTYTLVEKTVPAGYNKAADVTFTVAEHNYTAANLEQKATVVNKPGTELPRTGGLGTMLLTLVGSILVIGVGVLIVTKKRMSAK, encoded by the coding sequence ATGAAGTTGATTAAGAAACTATTTGTTGCAGTGGCAGCGATTGCGATGGCACTGCTCACAACGACAGCAGTATCGGCTGCTGGAACTGGTTCGATTACAATCACACCTCCACCTGGACTAGATGCAAACGCTTCTAATACTTATACTATTTATAAGGTATTTGATGCGGATGGGAATGGTTCAGCTATCAGCTACAAACTGAAATCAAATCATTCCACTGCTCCTGCTGGTTTTTCAGTAGATGGTCAAGGAAATGTATCTTATACTGGTACTGGACAAAATGGTCAGTTAACACAGGCTGATATTGACGCCATCAAAGCTTATGTTACAGATGCAGATAAAGTTAAAGAAGTAACTGCAAAAGGTTCAGCTCCAGTAACTGTTGGTGGTCTTGAAAATGGGTACTACTATGTAACAACAACTACTGGTACTGCAGTCGTTATCAACTCTACGAATCCAAATGCTAGAGTTGAAGATAAGAATACTGTTCCAACAGTAGACAAGAAAATCACAGATGCCAACAGTTATGATGCCGATGGGAAAAAAGCATTGGCAGAAGTAGGCAAAACTGTTAAGTTCGAATCAACTATTACAATTGGTGCAGGTGCAAAAGGGTATGTTTACCACGATAAAATGACTGCAGGTTTGAAATACAACAGTGATGTGAAAGCATATGTTGATGGTACGGAAGTTCCTGCAGCAAACTATGAAGTTACAGCTGAAAACGGTGATACTTTCACAGTGAAATTCAAAGATACATATACTGCAACGCTTGAAAAAGGTAAGAAAATCGTCCTTAAATATTCTGCTGTAGTAACAAGTGATGCTTTATCTAAAAACCCTGCAAAAAATACAGCTTCTGTCAGCTACGGTTCAAACGGAAGTGTCAACACAACTCCAGAATCTAAAACAGAAGTATACAATGCTAAGTTCACTGTAACTAAACATGATGATAAGAGTAAGCCGCTTGCTGGTGCAGGCTTTGTTATCAAAAATGCGGCTGGTAAATACTACAAGTATGATGCTGCCACTAAAACTGTAACTTGGGTAGCTGATATTAATCAGGCAACAGAACATAAATCTAATGCAAAAGGTGAAGTTGAAGCATTCGCAGGTCTTGCTAACGGAACTTACACTCTTGTGGAAAAAACAGTTCCAGCTGGATACAACAAAGCAGCAGATGTAACCTTTACAGTTGCAGAACATAATTACACAGCTGCTAACCTTGAACAAAAAGCAACTGTTGTCAACAAACCAGGTACTGAACTTCCTAGAACAGGTGGATTAGGAACAATGTTGTTAACTCTTGTTGGCTCAATTCTTGTAATTGGTGTTGGTGTTCTTATCGTTACTAAGAAAAGAATGTCAGCAAAATAA
- a CDS encoding class C sortase has protein sequence MSKKQKQSKVMKKGKLQMFGLLALFFIGVGLLVYPSFSDYWNTFHQSRVIMKYADRVSNMNKDEYARLIKEANQYNQELQKTGIKWNMTDAEKASYNRYLDFESSGVMGYITIPKINVELPIYHGTSDSILQTSIGHIEGSSLPVGGLGSHTILSGHRGLPSARLFTNLDQLAAGDTFTLTVLNETYTYEVDQIRIVEPTDLSSLQLEPGKDYCTLVTCTPYGVNTHRLLVRGHRVENVNGNAELVADAIQIRPIYITPFVIILLLFGLFLWSKLRRNRRI, from the coding sequence ATGTCAAAAAAGCAAAAGCAGAGTAAAGTTATGAAAAAAGGCAAGTTACAGATGTTCGGTCTGCTAGCTTTGTTTTTTATAGGAGTGGGTCTTCTCGTCTATCCTTCTTTTTCAGATTATTGGAATACATTTCATCAGTCTCGTGTCATTATGAAGTATGCAGATCGAGTATCTAATATGAATAAGGATGAATATGCACGACTGATTAAAGAAGCAAATCAATACAACCAGGAGCTTCAGAAAACAGGGATAAAATGGAATATGACAGATGCAGAAAAAGCGTCCTATAACCGGTATCTTGATTTTGAATCTTCTGGTGTTATGGGTTACATTACCATTCCTAAGATAAATGTTGAGTTACCTATTTATCATGGAACATCGGATAGCATCCTGCAGACATCTATTGGGCATATCGAGGGTTCTTCACTCCCGGTTGGTGGATTAGGGTCACATACAATCTTATCTGGACATAGAGGCTTACCTTCTGCACGTTTGTTTACAAATCTCGATCAGCTTGCAGCAGGTGATACCTTTACATTGACGGTTTTAAATGAAACTTATACCTATGAAGTAGATCAGATTCGAATTGTGGAGCCTACGGATTTGTCTTCATTACAATTGGAACCTGGTAAGGACTACTGTACGTTAGTGACCTGTACACCCTACGGGGTTAATACTCATCGCCTCTTGGTGCGAGGCCATCGTGTAGAAAATGTAAATGGGAACGCCGAGTTAGTTGCTGATGCCATTCAGATTCGACCAATCTATATCACTCCGTTTGTTATCATCCTACTTTTATTTGGACTGTTCTTGTGGTCTAAGCTTCGTAGAAATCGAAGGATATAG
- a CDS encoding low molecular weight protein-tyrosine-phosphatase — translation MKKIVFVCLGNICRSPMAEFVMKDLTDEVYVESRATSDWEHGNPIHSGTQAIFRKYAIPYDKGKTSQQISIQDFERFDYIIGMDQSNLQDLKKMAPKQYASKIFQFEEKSVPDPWYTGDFDETYQLVLEGCQKWLEQMKNED, via the coding sequence ATGAAGAAAATTGTGTTTGTTTGCCTGGGAAATATCTGTCGCAGTCCAATGGCAGAATTTGTGATGAAAGATTTGACAGATGAAGTTTATGTTGAAAGTCGTGCGACTTCGGATTGGGAACATGGGAATCCAATTCACTCTGGAACGCAGGCAATTTTCAGGAAATATGCCATTCCTTATGATAAAGGTAAGACTTCGCAGCAAATATCAATACAGGACTTTGAACGTTTTGATTATATTATCGGAATGGACCAATCCAATCTTCAGGATTTAAAGAAAATGGCGCCAAAGCAATATGCTAGTAAAATTTTCCAATTTGAAGAGAAAAGTGTGCCAGATCCGTGGTACACAGGAGATTTTGATGAAACCTATCAGCTTGTATTGGAAGGTTGTCAAAAGTGGCTGGAGCAGATGAAGAACGAAGATTAA
- a CDS encoding MORN repeat-containing protein produces the protein MDTLKAFYEKYKIYLTRHNLELLTVTVIVISAIVAFTSGIPSQGALTLDKGAIKYNGSLVRGKMSGQGTLTFKNGDVYKGHFKNGMFNGQGTFTAKAGWKYEGNFVNGQADGQGKLTTEDNVVYKGKFKQGIYQNAR, from the coding sequence ATGGATACACTAAAAGCATTTTACGAAAAATATAAAATTTATCTTACAAGGCATAATTTAGAGTTGCTAACAGTAACAGTTATTGTCATATCAGCGATTGTTGCCTTTACATCAGGGATTCCAAGTCAAGGGGCTTTGACGTTGGATAAAGGAGCAATCAAGTACAATGGTAGCCTTGTTCGTGGGAAAATGAGTGGACAAGGAACCTTGACTTTTAAAAATGGCGATGTCTATAAAGGGCATTTTAAAAATGGAATGTTTAATGGGCAAGGAACTTTTACCGCTAAAGCTGGCTGGAAGTATGAAGGAAATTTTGTAAATGGTCAAGCAGATGGTCAAGGAAAATTGACGACAGAGGACAATGTTGTCTACAAGGGAAAGTTTAAACAGGGGATTTATCAAAATGCGCGTTAA
- a CDS encoding acyltransferase family protein translates to MRVKWFSLVRITGLLLVLLYHFFQKAFPGGFIGVDIFFTFSGFLITSLLIDEFARNKGIDIKGFLRRRFYRIVPPLVLMILVVMPFTLLIRRDFVAGIGTQIAAAFGFMTNFYEILSGGNYESQFIPHLFVHTWSLALEMHYYILWGLATWYLAKKSKNVGQFRGVIFLVSSALFFISFLSMFVRGFFSSNFSVIYFSSFTHIFPFFVGSVLATVSGVSDLGAPFRKIEQALDLKKTFYLLGGSFVALLLLTFLLRFDNLLTYLFGFLLATVFSVVMILATRVLHEKTPHVDEPPIITFIADTSYGVYLFHWPFYIIFSQLMSNGLAVLLTTILSFAFAAGSFYLLEPTLAGKEPKVFGLKMNIKQITTPVFYSLIPFTLITLIIMMIAPKIGAFEENLLVNGLNQADNKMQITRTQVDHATASQYNVTKGTTVIGDSVALRASEWLKQAMPEAQVDAAVSRNLASGLEVYQTDISNKVLLENVVLALGANTVDNYESLLNQFISKLPKGHRLILVTPYDGRTAHDGTSIAVKTRQYELELAKKYDYVFVADWYQVAIEHPEIWYGTDYVHFGSESTTITKGGELYAQTVKQTIEEATKKGTVKK, encoded by the coding sequence ATGCGCGTTAAATGGTTTTCATTAGTGAGGATTACAGGGTTACTTCTGGTCCTGCTCTACCATTTCTTCCAGAAAGCTTTTCCTGGCGGTTTTATTGGTGTGGATATTTTCTTCACTTTCTCAGGCTTTTTGATTACATCTCTCTTGATTGATGAATTTGCCAGAAACAAGGGAATTGACATCAAAGGATTTCTGAGACGGCGATTTTATCGGATTGTGCCGCCGCTTGTGCTAATGATTTTGGTTGTTATGCCTTTCACGCTTTTAATTCGGAGAGATTTTGTGGCGGGGATTGGAACGCAAATCGCTGCTGCATTCGGCTTTATGACCAATTTCTATGAAATCTTGTCCGGTGGAAATTACGAAAGCCAATTTATCCCGCACCTTTTTGTGCACACTTGGAGCTTGGCTTTGGAAATGCACTACTATATTTTATGGGGGTTGGCAACATGGTATTTAGCAAAGAAAAGTAAGAATGTTGGACAATTTCGTGGTGTCATCTTTCTTGTTTCGTCTGCTTTGTTCTTCATTAGTTTTCTTTCTATGTTTGTCAGAGGTTTTTTCTCTTCAAACTTTTCTGTGATTTACTTTTCGAGTTTTACTCATATCTTCCCATTTTTTGTAGGAAGTGTTCTAGCTACGGTTTCAGGTGTGAGCGACTTGGGAGCACCTTTCCGTAAAATAGAGCAAGCGCTTGATTTGAAAAAAACCTTTTATCTACTTGGTGGAAGTTTTGTAGCTTTGCTACTGTTGACTTTTCTTCTGAGGTTTGACAATTTATTGACTTATCTGTTTGGTTTTCTTCTTGCAACGGTATTTTCAGTAGTGATGATTTTAGCAACACGTGTGCTCCATGAGAAGACGCCACATGTTGATGAGCCACCGATTATCACTTTCATTGCAGATACGAGCTACGGTGTCTATTTGTTCCATTGGCCATTCTATATCATTTTCTCTCAATTGATGAGCAATGGTTTAGCTGTGCTCTTGACAACCATTCTCTCCTTTGCTTTCGCTGCCGGCTCTTTTTACCTTTTGGAGCCAACATTAGCAGGTAAAGAGCCCAAAGTATTTGGCTTGAAAATGAATATTAAGCAGATCACAACACCTGTATTTTATAGTTTGATTCCTTTTACTTTGATAACATTGATCATTATGATGATTGCTCCCAAAATCGGTGCCTTTGAAGAAAATTTATTGGTCAATGGACTCAATCAAGCTGATAATAAAATGCAAATCACTCGTACACAAGTTGATCATGCGACAGCCAGCCAATACAATGTTACGAAAGGAACAACTGTTATCGGAGATTCTGTTGCTTTACGGGCAAGCGAATGGCTCAAACAAGCTATGCCAGAGGCTCAAGTAGATGCAGCTGTTAGCCGTAATTTAGCATCAGGATTGGAGGTTTATCAAACAGATATTTCCAATAAAGTGCTTCTGGAAAATGTTGTGCTAGCGTTGGGCGCTAATACTGTTGATAACTATGAAAGTCTGCTCAATCAATTTATTTCAAAATTACCAAAAGGTCATCGCTTAATCTTGGTAACGCCTTATGACGGACGCACAGCGCATGATGGGACCAGTATCGCTGTAAAAACACGTCAGTATGAATTGGAATTGGCTAAAAAATACGATTATGTCTTTGTAGCAGATTGGTATCAGGTAGCTATCGAACATCCTGAAATTTGGTACGGTACAGACTACGTACACTTTGGTTCAGAGTCGACTACAATCACCAAGGGTGGAGAACTTTATGCTCAAACCGTCAAACAAACGATTGAGGAGGCAACGAAAAAAGGAACCGTTAAGAAATAA